A genomic window from Pungitius pungitius chromosome 12, fPunPun2.1, whole genome shotgun sequence includes:
- the LOC119220000 gene encoding zinc finger protein 224-like isoform X2, translating to MSTVFSFQTQLVSIMDALSKTAVLEISKLVEIESKMLKIEITRGRNEVTSLTEKLQLMEKLLYIAQGGRTQDAAAAGSVVGDASEDSGLQPDRTRPAMKGEGPWESTGSSTELPNPPRETPELIVVKEEPLEVDNRECEPQRKSENRREAFTETQNSSAVMQGRQPVTERLQPLFTDSFVTISSQPSLAGPERRETQWNPQLATAHTNQVAGKSPAPNVASQSLSVLRNLKLHNLRNSATKRFGCLQCGKSFRCFSQLEIHQRSHTGEKPFRCTLCGKRYSQKGHLYTHQRTHTGEKPYRCPICGKGFIQKCTLDMHQRTHTGEKPFVCIRCGKGFTKNCNLKKHLAVHLDPSFNMYGSESSVPTISGTFVNGTT from the exons ATGTCGACAGTCTTCTCTTTCCAGACACAGCTTGTCTCCATCATGGACGCGTTATCCAAAACAGCTGTACTGGAAATAAGCAAACTGGTCGAGATCGAGTCGAAGATGCTTAAAATTGAGATAACTCGAGGGCGGAACGAAGTCACCTCTCTCACAGAGAAGCTGCAGCTCATGGAGAAATTGCTTTACATCGCACAGGGGGGCAGGACGCAGGACGCGGCGGCCGCAGGCTCAGTGGTGGGGGACGCGTCAGAGGACTCGGGGCTGCAGCCGGACAGGACAAGACCCGCCATGAAAGG TGAAGGTCCGTGGGAAAGCACCGGTTCCTCCACTGAG CTGCCAAACCCACCCAgggagacaccagaactcataGTGGTAAAGGAAGAGCCATTGGAGGTGGATAACCGTGAATGTGAACCGCAAAGGAAAAGTGAAAACA GGAGGGAAGCATTCACAGAAACTCAGAATAGTTCAGCAGTGATGCAGGGTCGGCAACCTGTCACGGAACGCCTGCAGCCTCTGTTTACTGACAGCTTCGTGACCATCAGCAGCCAGCCGTCCCTCGCTGGACCAGAGAGAAGGGAAACACAGTGGAATCCACAGCTCgcaactgcacacacaaaccaagTGGCTGGGAAAAGCCCGGCTCCAAATGTTGCCTCCCAAAGCTTAAGTGTGCTTAGGAACCTGAAACTTCACAACTTGAGGAACTCGGCCACAAAGAGGTTTGGCTGCTTGCAGTGTGGTAAGAGCTTCAGATGCTTTAGCCAGCTTGAAATACACCAGAGGagccacacaggagagaaaccctTCAGGTGCACGCTGTGTGGAAAGAGATACTCTCAAAAAGGACATTTGTACACAcaccagcgcacacacactggagaGAAGCCCTACCGCTGTCCTATTTGTGGAAAGGGCTTTATTCAGAAATGCACTCTGGATATGCATCAGCGTACACACACCGGAGAAAAACCTTTTGTTTGTATCAGATGTGGCAAGGGCTTTACGAAGAACTGCAATCTCAAAAAACACCTTGCTGTGCATCTAGATCCTAGTTTTAACATGTATGGCAGTGAATCTAGTGTACCAACAATTAGCGGGACATTTGTAAACGGAACCACCTAA
- the LOC119220000 gene encoding zinc finger protein 572-like isoform X1: protein MSTVFSFQTQLVSIMDALSKTAVLEISKLVEIESKMLKIEITRGRNEVTSLTEKLQLMEKLLYIAQGGRTQDAAAAGSVVGDASEDSGLQPDRTRPAMKGEGPWESTGSSTEVSKWHHFQGEEHAMAELPNPPRETPELIVVKEEPLEVDNRECEPQRKSENRREAFTETQNSSAVMQGRQPVTERLQPLFTDSFVTISSQPSLAGPERRETQWNPQLATAHTNQVAGKSPAPNVASQSLSVLRNLKLHNLRNSATKRFGCLQCGKSFRCFSQLEIHQRSHTGEKPFRCTLCGKRYSQKGHLYTHQRTHTGEKPYRCPICGKGFIQKCTLDMHQRTHTGEKPFVCIRCGKGFTKNCNLKKHLAVHLDPSFNMYGSESSVPTISGTFVNGTT from the exons ATGTCGACAGTCTTCTCTTTCCAGACACAGCTTGTCTCCATCATGGACGCGTTATCCAAAACAGCTGTACTGGAAATAAGCAAACTGGTCGAGATCGAGTCGAAGATGCTTAAAATTGAGATAACTCGAGGGCGGAACGAAGTCACCTCTCTCACAGAGAAGCTGCAGCTCATGGAGAAATTGCTTTACATCGCACAGGGGGGCAGGACGCAGGACGCGGCGGCCGCAGGCTCAGTGGTGGGGGACGCGTCAGAGGACTCGGGGCTGCAGCCGGACAGGACAAGACCCGCCATGAAAGG TGAAGGTCCGTGGGAAAGCACCGGTTCCTCCACTGAGGTGagcaaatggcatcattttCAAGGTGAAGAGCATGCCATGGCTGAA CTGCCAAACCCACCCAgggagacaccagaactcataGTGGTAAAGGAAGAGCCATTGGAGGTGGATAACCGTGAATGTGAACCGCAAAGGAAAAGTGAAAACA GGAGGGAAGCATTCACAGAAACTCAGAATAGTTCAGCAGTGATGCAGGGTCGGCAACCTGTCACGGAACGCCTGCAGCCTCTGTTTACTGACAGCTTCGTGACCATCAGCAGCCAGCCGTCCCTCGCTGGACCAGAGAGAAGGGAAACACAGTGGAATCCACAGCTCgcaactgcacacacaaaccaagTGGCTGGGAAAAGCCCGGCTCCAAATGTTGCCTCCCAAAGCTTAAGTGTGCTTAGGAACCTGAAACTTCACAACTTGAGGAACTCGGCCACAAAGAGGTTTGGCTGCTTGCAGTGTGGTAAGAGCTTCAGATGCTTTAGCCAGCTTGAAATACACCAGAGGagccacacaggagagaaaccctTCAGGTGCACGCTGTGTGGAAAGAGATACTCTCAAAAAGGACATTTGTACACAcaccagcgcacacacactggagaGAAGCCCTACCGCTGTCCTATTTGTGGAAAGGGCTTTATTCAGAAATGCACTCTGGATATGCATCAGCGTACACACACCGGAGAAAAACCTTTTGTTTGTATCAGATGTGGCAAGGGCTTTACGAAGAACTGCAATCTCAAAAAACACCTTGCTGTGCATCTAGATCCTAGTTTTAACATGTATGGCAGTGAATCTAGTGTACCAACAATTAGCGGGACATTTGTAAACGGAACCACCTAA
- the LOC134102867 gene encoding zinc finger protein 717-like isoform X1 translates to MMCDTTNRSFRAQLAAVLDKLTKAALVEIGSLADECSSVLHTEISQHKTENEALKRRCYLLEVQLRAAREAQTYSAHVNNVSRRHPAEQQQPAPSIDGVFGKDWCMDLWREDKLPPQRKETVEPAAMTSMGVQAIDLMESEPDLVFVKEEIYDDHPIGQQMRLPDTRKAVGIFDEDSMLHRSVDELQLHSGQLNSFPMTADSQAQQRSQPTIMDKLIDDATMSTLVDDAHVPSAPAEYSNYANHIPPNAAKEFNAQSKPAKPTKRFECLFCGKIFNYLSSLKVHIRRHSGEKPFSCSVCGKRFAQKTYLKLHQRVHSGEKPYSCLDCGKNFSQKSSLNIHLRTHTGEKPYSCVDCGKCYAYKYGLNHHQCFH, encoded by the exons ATGATGTGCGACACAACGAACCGAAGTTTTCGCGCGCAGTTAGCCGCTGTCCTGGATAAGCTAACTAAGGCGGCCCTGGTCGAAATCGGCAGCCTCGCCGACGAATGCTCCTCCGTTCTTCACACCGAGATATCGCAGCACAAAACGGAGAACGAGGCGCTGAAGAGGAGGTGTTACTTACTGGAGGTCCAGCTGAGAGCAGCGAGGGAGGCGCAGACGTATTCTGCTCACGTCAACAATGTCAGCCGGCGACACCCCGCAG aACAGCAGCAGCCGGCTCCATCCATCGATGGAGTTTTTGGAAAGGACTGGTGCATGGACCTGTGGAGGGAAGATAAACTGCCTCCTCAAAGGAAAGAGACCGTGGAGCCCGCCGCCATGACCAGCATGGGGGTTCAG GCGATCGATTTAATGGAGAGCGAACCTGACCTCGTCTTCGTCAAGGAGGAGATCTATGACGACCATCCCATCGGCCAGCAGATGAGGCTCCCGGATACTAGAAAAG CTGTGGGCATTTTTGACGAGGACAGCATGCTCCATAGATCTGTTGATGAGCTGCAGCTTCACTCTGGGCAACTGAACAGCTTTCCCATGACGGCTGACAGTCAAGCACAACAACGCTCACAGCCGACAATCATGGACAAGTTGATAGACGACGCGACCATGAGCACCCTGGTGGACGACGCACACGTTCCCTCGGCCCCCGCTGAATACTCAAACTACGCAAACCACATCCCGCCGAATGCGGCCAAAGAATTCAACGCTCAGTCCAAACCCGCGAAGCCGACCAAGCGGTTTGAGTGCTTATTCTGTGGGAAAATATTCAACTACTTGAGCAGTTTAAAAGTCCACATCAGGCGGCACTCCGGCGAGAAGCCGTTCAGCTGCTCTGTTTGCGGGAAGCGGTTCGCTCAGAAAACGTACCTGAAACTGCACCAGCGCGTGCACTCTGGAGAGAAGCCCTACAGCTGTCTGGACTGCGGCAAAAACTTCTCCCAGAAAAGCTCTCTGAACATACACCTTCGAACACACACGGGTGAAAAGCCCTACAGCTGTGTGGATTGTGGCAAATGTTATGCGTACAAGTATGGTTTAAATCACCACCAGTGTTTCCACTGA
- the LOC134102867 gene encoding zinc finger protein 717-like isoform X2: MSAGDTPQQQPAPSIDGVFGKDWCMDLWREDKLPPQRKETVEPAAMTSMGVQAIDLMESEPDLVFVKEEIYDDHPIGQQMRLPDTRKAVGIFDEDSMLHRSVDELQLHSGQLNSFPMTADSQAQQRSQPTIMDKLIDDATMSTLVDDAHVPSAPAEYSNYANHIPPNAAKEFNAQSKPAKPTKRFECLFCGKIFNYLSSLKVHIRRHSGEKPFSCSVCGKRFAQKTYLKLHQRVHSGEKPYSCLDCGKNFSQKSSLNIHLRTHTGEKPYSCVDCGKCYAYKYGLNHHQCFH, encoded by the exons ATGTCAGCCGGCGACACCCCGCAG CAGCAGCCGGCTCCATCCATCGATGGAGTTTTTGGAAAGGACTGGTGCATGGACCTGTGGAGGGAAGATAAACTGCCTCCTCAAAGGAAAGAGACCGTGGAGCCCGCCGCCATGACCAGCATGGGGGTTCAG GCGATCGATTTAATGGAGAGCGAACCTGACCTCGTCTTCGTCAAGGAGGAGATCTATGACGACCATCCCATCGGCCAGCAGATGAGGCTCCCGGATACTAGAAAAG CTGTGGGCATTTTTGACGAGGACAGCATGCTCCATAGATCTGTTGATGAGCTGCAGCTTCACTCTGGGCAACTGAACAGCTTTCCCATGACGGCTGACAGTCAAGCACAACAACGCTCACAGCCGACAATCATGGACAAGTTGATAGACGACGCGACCATGAGCACCCTGGTGGACGACGCACACGTTCCCTCGGCCCCCGCTGAATACTCAAACTACGCAAACCACATCCCGCCGAATGCGGCCAAAGAATTCAACGCTCAGTCCAAACCCGCGAAGCCGACCAAGCGGTTTGAGTGCTTATTCTGTGGGAAAATATTCAACTACTTGAGCAGTTTAAAAGTCCACATCAGGCGGCACTCCGGCGAGAAGCCGTTCAGCTGCTCTGTTTGCGGGAAGCGGTTCGCTCAGAAAACGTACCTGAAACTGCACCAGCGCGTGCACTCTGGAGAGAAGCCCTACAGCTGTCTGGACTGCGGCAAAAACTTCTCCCAGAAAAGCTCTCTGAACATACACCTTCGAACACACACGGGTGAAAAGCCCTACAGCTGTGTGGATTGTGGCAAATGTTATGCGTACAAGTATGGTTTAAATCACCACCAGTGTTTCCACTGA
- the LOC119220004 gene encoding zinc finger protein 155-like isoform X1, with product MCVLFDFSSVSVSPSIEGVFESVERRRSRRHGETLTSTTFVLPVEMSVSQIKEEMDNVEDAAGCCQQETLGTEDRDNVTTEEPEPLSTGHLAAGSTCSLSLDQDEERVVCAGGIEESTARLVWIADTERAFSIYTIPNEDHYDEDDAVQFVEESQQAPTLSHAARGPRHNKKDTARGSLEDFNVLNVEPSPDPNKEKLTCQFCGVTFFHKRTLNQHMKYHKSLFCEVCQQQFSQKYKLKSHRCAGGISSQRFGKSCPLCRKIFKNSSGLRLHSVVHTGERSHRCGVCGKGFTQKGNLNCHLSLHTGEKPFHCGKCGKRFTQKVHLNHHLMLYGHG from the exons atgtgtgtgttgtttgactTTTCCTCAGTGTCTGTGTCGCCCTCCATAGAAGGGGTGTTTGAATCTGTGGAGAGGCGGAGATCCAGACGACATGGAGAGACGCTCACCTCCACCACG tttgttCTGCCAGTCGAGATGAGTGTGTCTCAGATCAAAGAGGAGATGGATAATGTGGAGGATGCTGCTGGGTGCTGCCAGCAGGAAACACTTGGCACAGAAG ACCGCGATAACGTCACGACTGAGGAACCAGAGCCACTTTCAACCGGTCACTTGGCCGCTGGCAGTACTTGCAGCCTGTCATTGGATCAGGACGAGGAACGGGTCGTGTGTGCAGGTGGTATTGAAGAATCGACAGCTCGGCTGGTATGGATCGCTGACACAGAGCGGGCCTTCAGCATTTACACCATTCCAAATGAAGATCATTATGACGAGGACGATGCTGTACAATTTGTTGAAGAAAGTCAACAAGCGCCAACACTGTCGCATGCCGCACGTGGGCCCCGACACAACAAAAAGGACACGGCTCGGGGTTCCCTTGAGGACTTTAATGTGCTTAATGTGGAACCCTCGCCGGacccaaacaaagaaaagttgACATGTCAATTCTGTGGTGTAACCTTCTTCCACAAGCGCACTCTAAACCAACACATGAAGTACCACAAGTCACTGTTTTGCGAAGTTTGCCAGCAACAATTCTCTCAAAAGTACAAGTTAAAGTCTCACCGTTGCGCAGGCGGAATTTCCTCTCAGAGATTTGGAAAATCCTGTCCGCTGTGCAGGAAGATTTTTAAAAACTCGTCAGGTCTGAGGCTTCACTCTGTTGTCCACACCGGGGAGAGATCACATAGGTGCGGCGTATGTGGAAAAGGGTTTACCCAGAAAGGCAACCTGAATTGTCACCTCAGTCTCCATACAGGAGAGAAACCATTTCACTGTGGTAAATGTGGGAAGAGATTCACGCAAAAGGTCCACCTCAACCACCATTTAATGTTGTACGGGCATGGTTAG
- the LOC119220004 gene encoding zinc finger protein 239-like isoform X2, with amino-acid sequence MSVSQIKEEMDNVEDAAGCCQQETLGTEDRDNVTTEEPEPLSTGHLAAGSTCSLSLDQDEERVVCAGGIEESTARLVWIADTERAFSIYTIPNEDHYDEDDAVQFVEESQQAPTLSHAARGPRHNKKDTARGSLEDFNVLNVEPSPDPNKEKLTCQFCGVTFFHKRTLNQHMKYHKSLFCEVCQQQFSQKYKLKSHRCAGGISSQRFGKSCPLCRKIFKNSSGLRLHSVVHTGERSHRCGVCGKGFTQKGNLNCHLSLHTGEKPFHCGKCGKRFTQKVHLNHHLMLYGHG; translated from the exons ATGAGTGTGTCTCAGATCAAAGAGGAGATGGATAATGTGGAGGATGCTGCTGGGTGCTGCCAGCAGGAAACACTTGGCACAGAAG ACCGCGATAACGTCACGACTGAGGAACCAGAGCCACTTTCAACCGGTCACTTGGCCGCTGGCAGTACTTGCAGCCTGTCATTGGATCAGGACGAGGAACGGGTCGTGTGTGCAGGTGGTATTGAAGAATCGACAGCTCGGCTGGTATGGATCGCTGACACAGAGCGGGCCTTCAGCATTTACACCATTCCAAATGAAGATCATTATGACGAGGACGATGCTGTACAATTTGTTGAAGAAAGTCAACAAGCGCCAACACTGTCGCATGCCGCACGTGGGCCCCGACACAACAAAAAGGACACGGCTCGGGGTTCCCTTGAGGACTTTAATGTGCTTAATGTGGAACCCTCGCCGGacccaaacaaagaaaagttgACATGTCAATTCTGTGGTGTAACCTTCTTCCACAAGCGCACTCTAAACCAACACATGAAGTACCACAAGTCACTGTTTTGCGAAGTTTGCCAGCAACAATTCTCTCAAAAGTACAAGTTAAAGTCTCACCGTTGCGCAGGCGGAATTTCCTCTCAGAGATTTGGAAAATCCTGTCCGCTGTGCAGGAAGATTTTTAAAAACTCGTCAGGTCTGAGGCTTCACTCTGTTGTCCACACCGGGGAGAGATCACATAGGTGCGGCGTATGTGGAAAAGGGTTTACCCAGAAAGGCAACCTGAATTGTCACCTCAGTCTCCATACAGGAGAGAAACCATTTCACTGTGGTAAATGTGGGAAGAGATTCACGCAAAAGGTCCACCTCAACCACCATTTAATGTTGTACGGGCATGGTTAG